The following proteins are encoded in a genomic region of Methylococcales bacterium:
- a CDS encoding ATP-binding protein: MIKKFSDLSIRTKLVLILSSTAVIALSIACSFIFYTYLIDVKQNEIKTITQIANVSSINIATALSFSKKEDTKEMIASLADNSSMVATIIYQENSEVFVSYFHEHLSVNEKNKLMENSKAKLHNYQHNNLPSEPNLFYFWENFDAIVSIKLENREIGILHIIADTKDLKARTINLAYSLLAVIVVTLLIIFILTYFFQRIFSNPIYALLNIMKKVPENRNYSLAKEIQRNDEYGALFKGFATMMDELKTIEKELIIEKDKANQANQTKSNFLANMSHEIRTPMNAIIGLSELALKNDLSSKLHDYLFKINHSAADLLGIINDILDFSKIEAGMLEIENKKFHLSVDVIDKALNLGNERALEKNITLSCSINPNVPQFLVGDALRLRQILINLISNAIKFTEQGEVIVTIKKGNSTDNTIKLIFNVQDSGIGITPEQIKKLFKPFTQADTSTTRQFGGTGLGLAICKQLTELMGGNISVESDFDIGSTFTFTVNLGFQDEQSPIIVKAQEEVVQKPEKVNILENAHILLAEDNKINQLVATEFLKTAGIKVDIANNGKEAVTKALDPENHYHAILMDVQMPEMDGIEATRIIRQQLKNIPIIAMTAYAMDEEKQKFIDAGMNTHVPKPIDSKLLYDTLAHWIKR, from the coding sequence ATGATTAAAAAATTTTCTGATTTATCAATTCGTACTAAATTAGTGCTTATTTTAAGTTCAACGGCTGTTATTGCCCTATCCATTGCCTGTAGTTTTATTTTTTATACCTACCTTATTGATGTTAAACAAAATGAAATAAAAACGATTACACAAATAGCTAATGTAAGTAGTATTAACATTGCAACGGCACTTAGTTTTAGTAAAAAAGAAGATACTAAAGAAATGATAGCCTCATTGGCGGATAATTCTAGCATGGTAGCTACCATAATTTACCAAGAAAATAGCGAAGTATTTGTTAGCTATTTTCATGAGCATCTTAGTGTTAATGAAAAAAATAAATTAATGGAGAATTCCAAAGCTAAGTTACATAATTACCAACATAATAATTTACCGAGTGAACCAAATTTATTTTATTTTTGGGAAAATTTTGACGCAATTGTATCTATTAAGCTTGAAAACAGGGAAATAGGAATACTACATATTATTGCTGATACTAAAGATTTAAAAGCAAGAACTATTAATTTAGCTTACTCATTACTTGCTGTTATTGTTGTAACACTATTGATTATTTTTATCCTTACTTATTTTTTCCAAAGAATTTTTTCAAATCCTATTTATGCCTTATTAAATATTATGAAAAAAGTTCCAGAAAATAGGAACTATAGCCTTGCCAAAGAAATACAACGCAACGATGAATATGGTGCTTTATTTAAAGGTTTTGCAACGATGATGGATGAGTTAAAAACCATTGAAAAAGAACTAATCATTGAAAAAGATAAAGCCAATCAAGCGAATCAAACTAAAAGCAATTTTCTAGCTAACATGAGTCATGAAATTCGTACTCCCATGAATGCTATTATTGGACTCAGTGAATTAGCCTTAAAAAATGATCTTAGCTCTAAATTACATGATTATTTATTTAAAATAAATCATTCGGCCGCCGACCTACTGGGAATTATTAATGATATTTTAGATTTTTCAAAAATTGAAGCAGGAATGTTAGAAATTGAAAATAAAAAATTTCATTTATCAGTAGACGTAATTGATAAAGCACTTAATCTTGGCAATGAGCGTGCTTTAGAAAAAAATATCACTTTATCCTGTTCTATTAACCCTAATGTGCCACAATTTTTAGTCGGTGATGCGTTACGTTTAAGACAAATTTTGATTAATTTAATTAGTAATGCCATTAAATTTACCGAACAAGGGGAAGTCATCGTTACCATTAAAAAAGGTAATAGCACTGATAACACAATTAAGCTAATTTTTAATGTTCAAGATTCAGGTATAGGGATTACCCCTGAGCAAATAAAAAAGTTATTTAAACCCTTTACCCAAGCAGATACATCAACCACCCGACAATTTGGAGGGACAGGATTAGGGCTGGCTATTTGTAAACAACTCACAGAATTAATGGGGGGGAATATTTCTGTCGAAAGTGACTTTGATATAGGAAGTACCTTTACATTTACAGTGAACCTAGGTTTTCAGGATGAACAATCACCTATTATCGTCAAAGCACAAGAAGAGGTCGTTCAAAAACCTGAAAAGGTTAATATTTTAGAGAATGCTCACATCTTATTAGCAGAAGATAATAAAATTAATCAATTAGTCGCCACTGAATTTTTGAAAACAGCAGGAATTAAGGTTGATATAGCCAATAATGGTAAGGAAGCGGTTACCAAAGCACTTGACCCTGAAAACCATTACCATGCTATTTTAATGGATGTACAAATGCCTGAAATGGATGGAATAGAGGCCACTAGAATTATTCGTCAACAGCTTAAAAATATTCCCATTATAGCCATGACCGCCTATGCGATGGATGAAGAAAAACAAAAATTTATTGATGCGGGGATGAATACCCATGTACCCAAACCT
- a CDS encoding YfiR family protein: MYKQSVTLPLNKVTRKKTNKIRFYLILCCFSMLFFSTPSFSVDREEMKAVYLGVVSKHVIWLTNTAIQQQESSFFNICIFGDDSFGGYLKLYDNKKIKNKPVKILHPKEIENLADCQLVFIGQSKRGSLAKIFNFIDGKAILTVSLIRGFAEKKGMIQFYENGSRLDVKINYQVTLNHGFEIKSSLLKYSKVINR; encoded by the coding sequence GTGTATAAACAATCAGTAACTTTACCTTTAAATAAGGTTACTAGAAAAAAAACTAATAAGATTAGATTCTATCTAATTTTATGTTGCTTTTCCATGTTATTTTTTTCTACCCCTAGTTTTTCTGTTGATCGAGAAGAAATGAAGGCAGTTTATTTAGGTGTTGTCTCTAAACATGTTATTTGGTTAACTAATACAGCAATACAGCAGCAGGAAAGCTCTTTTTTTAATATTTGTATTTTTGGTGATGATAGCTTTGGTGGTTATCTAAAATTATATGATAATAAAAAAATTAAAAATAAACCTGTAAAAATTTTACACCCTAAAGAAATTGAAAATCTCGCTGATTGCCAGCTGGTTTTTATTGGTCAATCTAAACGCGGTAGTTTAGCTAAAATTTTTAACTTTATTGACGGTAAAGCTATTTTAACTGTAAGTTTAATTCGTGGTTTTGCTGAAAAAAAAGGCATGATTCAGTTTTATGAAAATGGCTCACGATTGGATGTTAAGATAAATTATCAGGTAACACTTAATCATGGTTTTGAGATTAAATCATCACTATTAAAATATTCTAAAGTTATTAATCGGTAA
- a CDS encoding TonB-dependent receptor, whose protein sequence is MKIFFLLVLFSLAPCFFTIEVFAKEVVDNETENLYNTSLEALFNEEIDAEAKVGSRGKAVELLKSKTPIDVVTAEQIEHSGYTELSKVLQRFIPGFNFPRASIKGGTDHVRPFTLRGMAPDQVLVLLNGKRFHSSSILHINDSIGRGSTGVDLNTIPLHSIERVEVLRDGAAAQYGSDAIAGIINIILKSGGEERRLTTTIGQTYEGDGELYQTDLHYGITLPLDGFIDITAEFRDRNPLNRAAIDTRQQYFEGDFRNNNPPQRNVLRGDPDTQDFLFALNSELPLSDDIILYFYGTTNYRESESGADYRRPLDNRNVRSIYPNGFLPLIAPKIFDYSATIGAKGETSTGFNWDFSHTAGGNYIHYDVNNSLNTSLGSNSPTSFDAGDLRTRQHTTSLDVFKNFDWWFKQPLKIAAGLEWRYETFAINAGDESAFIQGNVPILDGPNFGQKEVAGAQGFPGFGNINEINEDRHNFAAYIDLNTQFFDKLSLGLAGRYEYYSDFGSTLNGKFSLGYQVVDSLLLRGSVSSGFRAPSLQQSFFNTNSSLEVDESIVTVATISRNSQFSKKINGSPLKPEKSQHFTIGLVFEPITNFSLTADYFYTKITDRIVLSGDIGGFNSPAIGDFLKSSDIFAIRSFLNALDTETQGYDLRANYKLDFQQQGELKLTAAYHYNKNKAIGEVRVPAIFGSNGAALVFSEIDRERLELGQPNDSLILMAHYKRGNFDSMLKLIKSGAFSQEGQRPNSQWLADIDLSYQIHQNFNIAIGVHNLFNTNPERETDDGDLLIRAPYGYGGGFYYFRLAADF, encoded by the coding sequence ATGAAGATATTCTTCCTACTTGTATTGTTCTCATTAGCTCCATGTTTTTTCACTATAGAAGTTTTTGCTAAAGAAGTAGTTGATAATGAAACAGAAAATTTATATAACACCTCATTAGAGGCATTGTTTAACGAAGAAATTGATGCTGAGGCTAAGGTTGGTAGCCGAGGTAAGGCGGTCGAATTATTAAAATCCAAAACCCCCATTGATGTGGTTACTGCCGAGCAAATTGAACACTCAGGTTATACCGAACTGAGTAAGGTTTTACAACGCTTTATTCCAGGATTTAATTTCCCCAGAGCGAGTATTAAAGGTGGTACAGATCATGTTCGCCCTTTTACTTTAAGGGGGATGGCACCTGACCAAGTGCTGGTTTTGCTTAATGGTAAACGTTTTCACAGTAGCTCTATTTTACATATTAATGACAGCATAGGGCGTGGGTCAACAGGTGTTGACTTAAATACGATTCCGTTACATTCTATAGAGCGTGTTGAAGTTTTAAGAGATGGAGCGGCTGCTCAATATGGTTCCGATGCAATTGCAGGAATCATTAATATTATTCTTAAATCAGGGGGTGAAGAACGCCGCTTAACGACTACTATTGGTCAAACTTACGAAGGTGACGGAGAGCTTTATCAGACAGATTTACATTACGGTATTACTTTACCTTTAGATGGGTTTATTGATATTACTGCTGAATTTAGGGATCGTAACCCTCTTAATAGGGCTGCTATTGATACGCGGCAACAATATTTTGAAGGAGATTTTAGAAATAATAATCCCCCCCAAAGAAATGTATTAAGAGGCGACCCCGATACGCAAGACTTTTTATTCGCGCTTAACTCAGAGTTACCGTTATCAGATGATATTATCCTATATTTTTATGGAACAACTAATTACCGTGAAAGTGAATCAGGAGCTGATTATAGGCGACCTTTAGATAATAGAAATGTAAGAAGTATTTATCCGAATGGTTTCTTACCTTTAATTGCCCCGAAAATATTTGATTATTCGGCAACAATAGGAGCTAAAGGGGAAACTTCGACTGGCTTCAATTGGGATTTTAGTCATACTGCGGGTGGTAACTATATCCATTATGATGTTAACAACTCACTGAATACTTCTTTAGGTTCTAATAGCCCAACTTCATTTGATGCAGGAGATTTAAGAACAAGGCAACATACTACAAGTTTAGATGTCTTTAAAAACTTTGATTGGTGGTTTAAACAACCGCTTAAAATAGCAGCAGGGTTAGAATGGCGTTATGAAACTTTTGCCATTAATGCCGGTGATGAAAGTGCATTTATTCAGGGTAACGTTCCTATTTTAGATGGACCTAATTTTGGGCAAAAGGAGGTGGCAGGCGCGCAAGGGTTTCCAGGTTTTGGTAATATTAATGAAATAAACGAAGATCGGCATAATTTTGCTGCCTATATTGATTTAAACACCCAATTTTTTGATAAATTATCCCTAGGTCTTGCAGGTAGATATGAATATTACAGTGATTTTGGCTCGACTTTAAATGGTAAGTTTTCATTGGGTTATCAAGTCGTTGATAGCCTGTTATTACGTGGATCGGTGAGTTCAGGATTTAGAGCGCCATCATTACAGCAGTCTTTTTTTAATACCAACTCGTCGCTTGAGGTGGATGAGTCAATTGTTACTGTTGCAACAATTTCAAGAAACTCGCAATTTTCTAAAAAAATTAATGGTAGTCCATTAAAACCTGAAAAATCTCAACATTTTACTATAGGACTTGTTTTTGAGCCGATAACTAATTTTTCATTAACTGCGGATTATTTTTATACTAAAATTACTGATAGAATCGTATTATCAGGAGATATAGGGGGATTTAATTCACCAGCAATAGGAGATTTTTTAAAATCTAGCGATATATTTGCTATTCGTTCTTTTCTTAATGCACTTGATACAGAAACTCAAGGCTATGATTTACGTGCAAATTATAAGTTAGATTTTCAGCAACAAGGAGAATTAAAATTAACCGCAGCTTATCACTATAATAAAAATAAAGCGATAGGAGAAGTTCGCGTGCCAGCTATCTTTGGCAGTAATGGTGCAGCTCTTGTATTTAGTGAAATAGATAGAGAGCGTTTAGAATTAGGTCAGCCTAATGATAGCTTAATTTTAATGGCGCATTACAAAAGAGGAAATTTTGATAGTATGCTTAAATTAATTAAATCAGGGGCTTTTTCTCAAGAAGGACAGCGACCAAATAGTCAATGGTTAGCTGATATAGATTTATCATATCAAATTCACCAGAATTTTAATATTGCTATTGGCGTTCATAATTTATTTAATACGAATCCAGAACGTGAAACAGATGATGGAGATTTATTAATCCGTGCGCCTTATGGTTATGGTGGTGGTTTTTACTATTTTCGTTTAGCGGCAGATTTTTAA
- a CDS encoding transposase family protein, translating to MKIKEILPRIYDDRQLRALTGLKTEHFILLLSLFEKTLIEDQKEKHENKERKYGSGLDSTLKTPADKLLFILNYMKCYSTFDHLGFSFNMNKSCAHTHVYKLFPILIKTLDIFNVLPATSFSTPEEMQQAFGGVQTLIIDATERAVQRPSDYEEQNEFYSGKKNSIQLKIPL from the coding sequence ATGAAAATAAAAGAAATTTTACCAAGAATTTATGATGATAGACAGTTAAGAGCTTTAACAGGATTAAAAACAGAACATTTTATTTTACTATTATCTCTATTTGAAAAGACCCTTATTGAAGATCAAAAAGAAAAACATGAAAATAAAGAAAGAAAATACGGTAGTGGTTTAGATAGCACATTAAAAACACCCGCAGACAAATTATTATTTATATTAAATTATATGAAGTGTTATTCTACTTTCGATCACTTAGGGTTTTCTTTTAATATGAATAAATCATGCGCCCATACTCATGTATACAAATTATTTCCAATTTTAATAAAGACGTTAGATATATTTAATGTTTTACCTGCAACAAGTTTTTCAACCCCTGAAGAAATGCAGCAGGCTTTTGGCGGAGTTCAAACATTGATAATAGATGCTACAGAGCGTGCTGTACAACGCCCTAGTGACTATGAAGAACAAAATGAATTTTACAGTGGTAAAAAAAACAGCATACAATTAAAAATACCACTATAG
- a CDS encoding transposase family protein has product MKIKEILPRIYDDRQLRALTGLKTEHFILLLSLFEKTLIEDQKEKHENKERKYGSGLDSTLKKPADKLLFILNYMKCYSTFDHLGFSFNMNKSCAHTHVYKLFPILIKTLDIFNVLPATSFSTPEEMQQAFGGVQTLIIDATERAVQRPSDYEEQNEFYSGKKNSIQLKIPL; this is encoded by the coding sequence ATGAAAATAAAAGAAATTTTACCAAGAATTTATGATGATAGACAGTTAAGAGCTTTAACAGGATTAAAAACAGAACATTTTATTTTACTATTATCTCTATTTGAAAAGACCCTTATTGAAGATCAAAAAGAAAAACATGAAAATAAAGAAAGAAAATACGGTAGTGGTTTAGATAGCACATTAAAAAAACCCGCAGACAAATTATTATTTATATTAAATTATATGAAGTGCTATTCTACTTTCGATCACTTAGGGTTTTCTTTTAATATGAATAAATCATGCGCCCATACTCATGTATACAAATTATTTCCAATTTTAATAAAGACGTTAGATATATTTAATGTTTTACCTGCAACAAGTTTTTCAACCCCTGAAGAAATGCAGCAGGCTTTTGGCGGAGTTCAAACATTGATAATAGATGCTACAGAGCGTGCTGTACAACGCCCTAGTGACTATGAAGAACAAAATGAATTTTACAGTGGTAAAAAAAACAGCATACAATTAAAAATACCACTATAG
- a CDS encoding DUF6399 domain-containing protein — protein sequence MKKQTRKVVAGLDETFFGNFMILVLMDLRSGYLLLEDISDDRCYDTWYKKVSPRLESLGIEVNHAISDRAKALIKMAVTGFKCESGADIFHAQQDMSRWLGAKIGRRAARAEKQRQAAQTAESTVSKTATMQKIIGLKTTRITAEKELEEAKKIQTDYHENLQGIADEVHPFSLNDSRRNDAEQVEKLLELRARAFEKIAEKQGINDHKGVMKKFRNQIKPLAVSISFWWLWVRETLQNLGLDADTEYWLTTTLLPVVYWHQKMEQTKSRRSKENYRKAWETASDKLKSDPFSAKLSISEMQRWLTLAEHMARQFQRSSSAVEGRNGCLSQMYRNGRGLNKKRLNALTVIHNYGIKREDGTTAAMRLFDTEFPDLFSWLLNEMGELPLPRNSRKRVFSNPLKLLDVPS from the coding sequence GTGAAAAAACAAACACGTAAAGTTGTTGCTGGGCTGGATGAGACTTTTTTCGGCAACTTTATGATTTTAGTTTTAATGGACTTACGTTCTGGCTATCTTTTGTTGGAAGATATTAGCGATGATAGGTGCTACGATACTTGGTATAAAAAGGTTTCGCCACGATTAGAATCATTAGGCATTGAGGTTAATCATGCGATTAGTGATCGCGCTAAGGCGTTGATAAAAATGGCAGTGACGGGGTTTAAGTGCGAATCGGGGGCAGATATTTTTCATGCTCAACAAGATATGAGTCGCTGGTTAGGCGCGAAAATCGGCAGGCGTGCAGCAAGGGCTGAAAAACAGCGGCAAGCAGCGCAAACCGCAGAGTCTACTGTTTCTAAAACGGCAACGATGCAGAAAATTATTGGACTTAAAACAACACGGATAACGGCTGAAAAAGAGCTTGAAGAAGCCAAAAAAATACAAACAGATTATCACGAAAACTTACAAGGGATTGCGGATGAAGTTCATCCTTTTTCACTCAATGATAGTCGTAGAAACGATGCGGAACAGGTTGAGAAGTTGCTAGAGTTAAGAGCGCGAGCCTTTGAAAAAATAGCGGAAAAACAAGGGATTAACGATCATAAAGGCGTGATGAAAAAGTTTCGTAATCAAATAAAACCGTTAGCGGTATCCATCAGTTTTTGGTGGCTTTGGGTACGCGAAACCTTGCAAAATTTGGGGCTTGATGCGGATACCGAATATTGGTTGACCACAACATTATTACCCGTTGTTTATTGGCATCAGAAAATGGAACAAACTAAAAGCCGCAGGTCAAAGGAAAACTATCGAAAAGCTTGGGAAACCGCGTCTGATAAGCTCAAATCAGACCCATTTAGTGCAAAGTTATCAATCAGTGAAATGCAGCGATGGCTAACATTGGCGGAGCATATGGCAAGGCAGTTTCAACGCAGTTCATCTGCGGTGGAAGGGCGAAATGGCTGTTTATCGCAAATGTATCGCAATGGGCGAGGTTTGAATAAAAAGCGATTAAACGCGTTGACGGTCATTCATAACTACGGAATCAAACGTGAGGATGGCACAACCGCCGCCATGCGTTTATTTGATACCGAGTTTCCAGACTTGTTTTCATGGCTACTGAATGAAATGGGCGAGTTACCGCTTCCTAGAAATAGTCGAAAGCGTGTGTTTTCTAACCCTTTGAAATTGCTGGATGTCCCGTCTTAA
- a CDS encoding transposase family protein: MGSPTLTENQKKENKEMSRERVIVEHVIGGMKRYRCLVDKFRNKKEGVKDLFSFLAAILWNFNMIY, from the coding sequence ATTGGTAGCCCAACATTAACAGAAAATCAAAAAAAAGAAAACAAAGAGATGAGTCGTGAAAGAGTCATTGTTGAGCATGTAATCGGTGGAATGAAAAGATATAGATGCCTAGTTGACAAGTTTAGAAATAAAAAAGAAGGTGTAAAAGATTTATTTTCTTTTTTAGCGGCTATCCTATGGAATTTTAACATGATATATTAA
- the ribF gene encoding bifunctional riboflavin kinase/FAD synthetase, whose amino-acid sequence MRVIRGLTHLEPLNEGCVLTIGNFDGLHLGHQAVIDKLVKQGQRLKLPVVVLIFEPQPLEYFLGDNAPSRLMRLREKVLQFKQLPIDDLLILPFNRRLADYDANTFIQKLLVETLNVNHLVIGDDFHFGKARQGNFALLKEKGRELGFEVENTQPYQKIGMRISSTLIRDTLGKGDLKLAKQLLGRDYSICGRVAHGHKRGRTIGFPTANIQLLRKNTPISGVFAITMSGIGTRDIQGIANVGTRPTVDGGSKIILETHLFNFNQEIYGAYVNVHFKKKIRNEMRFDSLNALKQQIKNDVITVQQFFKNDDD is encoded by the coding sequence ATGCGTGTAATTAGAGGATTAACCCACCTAGAGCCTTTAAACGAGGGCTGTGTTCTTACCATTGGTAATTTTGATGGCTTACATCTAGGTCATCAGGCTGTTATTGATAAACTGGTTAAGCAAGGACAACGCTTAAAACTTCCCGTCGTCGTTCTAATTTTTGAACCCCAACCCTTAGAATATTTTTTAGGCGATAACGCCCCGTCACGCTTAATGCGCTTACGTGAAAAAGTACTGCAATTCAAACAATTACCCATTGATGACCTATTAATCTTACCGTTTAATCGTCGTCTTGCGGACTATGATGCCAATACCTTCATTCAAAAATTACTGGTTGAAACCCTTAATGTTAACCATTTAGTCATCGGCGATGATTTTCATTTTGGTAAAGCACGCCAAGGTAATTTTGCGTTACTCAAAGAGAAAGGACGTGAATTAGGATTTGAAGTTGAAAATACTCAGCCTTATCAAAAAATCGGAATGCGCATTAGCAGTACTCTCATTCGCGATACCCTAGGAAAAGGCGATTTAAAACTCGCTAAACAATTATTAGGACGTGATTATTCGATTTGTGGACGGGTCGCACACGGTCATAAACGAGGGCGAACGATTGGCTTTCCAACCGCAAATATTCAGCTATTGAGAAAAAATACGCCCATCAGTGGTGTGTTTGCAATAACCATGTCAGGGATAGGAACGCGTGATATTCAAGGCATCGCCAATGTCGGAACCCGCCCAACCGTCGATGGCGGATCTAAAATTATTTTAGAAACCCATTTATTTAATTTTAATCAAGAAATCTACGGGGCTTATGTCAACGTACATTTTAAAAAGAAAATTAGGAATGAAATGCGTTTTGACTCGTTAAACGCACTTAAACAACAAATTAAAAATGATGTGATAACCGTTCAACAGTTTTTTAAAAATGACGATGATTAA
- a CDS encoding VanZ family protein, which yields MIKLFDFIGLTFYCGLIFWLSHQPALPVPMLFSHQDKLHHATAYFIMAMLTWRALRHFLRQPIWIISLSIIFCSAYGLTDEWHQSFIDGRHADIKDWVADTFGASLALLILYKFSLRAKKLTN from the coding sequence ATGATTAAACTATTCGATTTTATCGGACTGACTTTTTACTGTGGCTTAATTTTTTGGTTATCACACCAACCTGCACTTCCTGTACCGATGTTATTTTCTCATCAAGATAAACTACATCATGCAACGGCTTATTTTATTATGGCCATGCTTACTTGGCGTGCGCTACGCCATTTTTTACGGCAGCCTATTTGGATTATCAGCCTTTCCATTATTTTTTGTAGTGCTTATGGCCTGACCGATGAGTGGCATCAATCCTTTATTGACGGTCGTCACGCGGATATAAAGGACTGGGTTGCTGATACCTTTGGAGCGTCATTAGCCCTTCTTATCCTTTATAAATTTTCCTTGCGAGCCAAAAAACTTACGAATTAA
- the hemH gene encoding ferrochelatase has translation MEKKTKIGVLLVNLGSPASTKTSDVRRFLKKFLGDRRVVNIPRPIWWLILNGFILPFRPRKSAKAYKKIWQKAGSPLVLLTKSLAEKVALRFSNTQWQVDYAMSYSEPAIEKKLTEFKPDCDEIIVIPLYPQYSSTTTASVYDEVGRVLGTWRHIPSLRFVSDYHQHPLYIKAIAHSVQKFWKKDRSDLLLMSFHGLPQKLTEWGDPYFHQCQTSAQLIVDELGLKPSEWKLVFQSRFGKAEWLKPYCIEVLKELPTQGIKTIDVICPGFAADCLETLEEIAMTNKAIFMDAGGEKYHYIAALNDSQKQVDLMVDIINS, from the coding sequence ATGGAAAAGAAGACTAAAATCGGGGTGTTATTAGTCAATCTCGGTTCACCTGCCTCCACAAAAACGTCGGATGTTAGGCGTTTTTTAAAAAAGTTTTTAGGTGATCGGCGGGTGGTTAATATCCCACGCCCTATTTGGTGGCTTATTTTAAACGGTTTTATTTTACCTTTTAGACCTCGAAAATCAGCAAAAGCGTATAAAAAGATCTGGCAGAAAGCAGGATCTCCCTTAGTTTTATTGACCAAATCCTTAGCTGAAAAGGTCGCCTTGAGGTTTTCAAATACGCAGTGGCAGGTGGATTATGCCATGAGTTACAGTGAACCTGCGATTGAAAAAAAATTAACGGAATTTAAACCAGACTGTGATGAAATTATTGTCATTCCTTTATACCCTCAATATTCATCAACCACGACAGCCTCAGTTTATGATGAAGTGGGTCGCGTTTTAGGAACATGGCGACATATTCCTTCTTTACGCTTTGTTAGTGATTATCACCAGCATCCGCTTTATATTAAAGCCATTGCCCATTCCGTACAGAAATTTTGGAAAAAAGATCGAAGTGATTTATTGTTGATGTCTTTTCATGGGTTACCTCAAAAACTAACGGAATGGGGCGATCCTTATTTTCATCAGTGTCAAACCAGTGCGCAATTAATTGTTGATGAATTAGGGTTAAAACCATCCGAATGGAAATTAGTGTTTCAATCACGTTTTGGAAAAGCGGAGTGGTTAAAACCCTATTGTATTGAAGTATTAAAAGAGCTTCCGACTCAGGGCATTAAAACGATTGATGTTATATGCCCTGGTTTTGCAGCGGATTGTCTTGAGACTTTAGAAGAAATTGCCATGACCAATAAAGCTATTTTTATGGACGCAGGTGGCGAAAAGTACCACTATATTGCAGCCCTTAATGACAGCCAAAAACAGGTTGATTTAATGGTGGATATTATTAATTCGTAA
- the folE gene encoding GTP cyclohydrolase I FolE — protein MEAYFSKIIEAVGEDLNREGLVDTPKRAAKAFKFLNNGYEKNLEDVLNGAIFQADTEDMVIVKDIELYSLCEHHLLPFIGKCHIGYLPNGKVIGLSKMARVVDMYARRLQIQEKLTKEIANAIEKVTGARGVAVVVEAKHLCMMMRGVEKQNSVMTTSVMTGVFREEISTRAEFLNLINRK, from the coding sequence ATGGAAGCGTATTTTTCTAAAATTATTGAAGCAGTCGGTGAAGATCTCAATCGTGAGGGACTTGTTGATACACCAAAACGAGCAGCAAAAGCCTTTAAGTTTTTAAACAATGGTTATGAAAAAAACCTAGAAGATGTTTTAAATGGAGCTATTTTTCAAGCAGATACAGAGGATATGGTGATTGTAAAGGATATAGAACTCTATTCTTTATGTGAGCATCATTTACTGCCATTCATTGGTAAATGTCATATTGGGTATTTACCGAATGGCAAAGTCATTGGATTATCTAAAATGGCGCGTGTGGTTGATATGTATGCCCGTCGTTTACAAATTCAAGAAAAATTAACCAAAGAAATTGCCAATGCGATTGAAAAAGTCACGGGTGCGCGTGGAGTTGCGGTGGTGGTTGAAGCCAAGCATTTATGTATGATGATGCGGGGGGTTGAAAAACAAAACTCAGTGATGACCACCTCGGTGATGACGGGTGTTTTTAGAGAAGAAATTAGTACTCGTGCTGAATTTTTAAATTTAATTAACCGTAAATAA